In a single window of the Raphanus sativus cultivar WK10039 chromosome 9, ASM80110v3, whole genome shotgun sequence genome:
- the LOC108826140 gene encoding uncharacterized protein LOC108826140, whose product MAPLKRTCSDISHQISIDNTLTKEPTPTATATTTNLLSLSAISEVEDAKCECCGMSEECTPEYIDRMRSKFSGKLICGLCAEAVEQEMEKMNNSELVMEKRREEAVHAHMSACSRFNRLGRSYPALYQAEAVNEILKKRSNKMVRATKSEKGGLTRSSSCMPALAKELKDRTFVNK is encoded by the coding sequence ATGGCCCCCCTTAAACGCACTTGCTCCGATATATCACACCAAATATCCATAGACAACACTCTAACCAAAGAACCAACTCCCACCGCAACTGCAACCACTACAAATTTGTTGTCGTTATCGGCGATATCCGAAGTGGAAGATGCAAAGTGTGAGTGTTGTGGCATGTCTGAAGAGTGCACGCCGGAGTACATAGACCGTATGCGTTCAAAATTCTCAGGGAAGCTGATTTGCGGGTTGTGCGCAGAAGCAGTGGAGCaagagatggagaagatgaacaaTAGTGAATTGGTGATGGAGAAACGGCGAGAGGAGGCAGTACATGCACACATGAGCGCATGTTCCCGGTTTAATAGACTAGGCCGGAGTTATCCGGCGTTGTACCAAGCAGAAGCGGTTAATGAGATTCTGAAGAAGAGGTCTAACAAGATGGTCAGAGCTACCAAGTCTGAAAAAGGTGGTCTCACTAGGAGCTCTAGCTGCATGCCTGCTTTGGCTAAGGAGCTAAAAGATCGTACATTTGTTAATAAGTAG